GTTTCTTCCTTAAAAGATAGCAAGTTTTCGATCGTGACTTGGACTAACATGAACTCACCGCTTTAATCGCTCTGCGCTCGTTGACAATACTAGAGAAGCAACCGAATTGTTTCCTTTGATTCTTATACGACAATTTCGCGATCGCGCTATCGTAAGATAAGAATCTTAACGCACCTCAAAAAAGATGCTCTTACATCTCAGCACCTGGCCAGAAGTTGAAACCTACCTCGAACAATCGCGAGGCATTATTATTCCCATCGGTTCTACCGAACAACACGGGCCGACGGGCTTAATCGGGACGGATGCAATTTGTGCTGAAGCTGTCGCGCGCGGTGTCGGCGAGGCAACAACAGCATTGGTTGCGCCGACTCTCAATGTTGGGATGGCCCTTCATCATACTGAATTTCCCGGCACGATTAGCCTGCGCCCGACTACTCTCATTACCGTCCTTGAAGACTATCTAATTTGCCTTGCTAAAGCCGGATTTACGCGCTTTTTCTTCATCAACGGTCACGGCGGTAATATTGCAACGCTTAAGGCTGCTTTTGCCCAATTTTACTATCGCTGTTCGGAATTAAACTTGACTCATGCAGCAGAAATTCGCTGCCATCTTGCGAATTGGTTTATGTGCCGCTCGGTTTACAAATTAGCGCAAGAATTATATGGTAAGGAAGAAGGTTCCCACGCAACGCCGAGTGAGGTTGCTTTAACGCAATTTGTTTATCCCGAAGCGATTAAAACTGCACCCCTCTCTCCGGAAGTTGCTTCGGGATTTCCGATTTACAGCGCTGCGGATTTTCGCCGTTCCTATCCGGACGGACGTATGGGGTCTAAT
This portion of the Oscillatoria sp. FACHB-1406 genome encodes:
- a CDS encoding creatininase family protein; translation: MLLHLSTWPEVETYLEQSRGIIIPIGSTEQHGPTGLIGTDAICAEAVARGVGEATTALVAPTLNVGMALHHTEFPGTISLRPTTLITVLEDYLICLAKAGFTRFFFINGHGGNIATLKAAFAQFYYRCSELNLTHAAEIRCHLANWFMCRSVYKLAQELYGKEEGSHATPSEVALTQFVYPEAIKTAPLSPEVASGFPIYSAADFRRSYPDGRMGSNPDLATPEHGKQFYELAVQELSESYRKFVGEERDS